GATCCCGCGCAGCCGGAACACCGCGTGGTGCGCGCGGATCGAGGCGGCCAGATAGAACAGCATGGGAGTCAGGAAGCCGGCCGCCTCGCGCGCGCGCCGCGCGGCGCGTGCGCTCTCTTCCGGAGCGAACGTCGCCAGGTCGACCTCGAGCCGCTGCGGCGTGCGCGCCAGCGGCCCGGCGAGCGAGCGCGGGGCGCGCGCCGCGAAAGAGCGCATGCGTCGCTGCCAGCGCATGGCCTGCTCGCCGCGCGCGCGCGCACCGGGATCGGGTGACTCGACCTCGGGCTCGTCGGGCAGCTCGGCAGCGGGGCGCAGGCCGCGCCCGACCTCGTCGAGCCAGCGCACGAAGCGCTCGCTACCCGAGCCGTCCAGGAGCATGTGCAACCAGGTGAAAGCCACGTCGCAGCCCGCGGCGCCGCCCGCGTGGCGCACCACGTCGCAGCGGAAGAGCACGCCGCGCCGCCCGTCGAAGCGCTCGTTCAGCCGCGCCGCGAACAGGGGCGGCAGCTCCGGCTCCTCGCCAGTCACTCGCGGTCCCGGCGCCTCGTGAAGCTCGAAGCGCGGCAGCGGCGCCGCCGCGGCCCGCTCGAGCCGGAACTCGGGGGGCGCCACGCCCCACGGCCGGCGGATCGGCGCGCGCAGGATCGGCTGCGCCGCCGCGACCTCGGCCACGAGCTTGGCGAGCGCCTGGGGGTCGAGCCCCGGCCCCAGCCGCAGCACGAGCTGCGACGCGTGACTCGCGCCGGCCGTGCGCCGCACCTCCCAGTCGAAGGCGCGCAGGAAGCAGTCGGCGCCGGTCAGCGCCCGGCGGTCAGGCGTGGGCGATCTGGGCATGCACGCAGGCCGCGAGGCTCTCGGCGCTCGCGAGCGTCTCCTCGGTGAGCAGGCTCTCGTCGACCCAGATGCCCGTGCTCTCCTCGATCGCCAGGAGCAGCTGGGTGACCGCGAGTGAGTCGAGCCCGGCCTCGACCAGGTTCGAACGCGGCGTGAACTCCTCTCCGACGGAGAGCAGCTCGTCGCGCAGGATCTCGTACACCCGATGGGTGAGCGCCTCTTGCGTCCACTGCATCGCCCGGGTGTTTCGCACCCGTGCGCTCGGCTTGTCAAGGCGCGTTGAAAGGCGCTCGCCGCTCGACTATGGTGCGGCGCCGATGGGGGAGCGCATTCGCAGAGTCGCGATCGTCGGCGGCGGCCCCTCGGGCGCGGCCCTCGCCGCCTACCTGCGCCGGGAGGGCGTCGCGGTTGCATTCTTCGCGCGCGGCAAGCGCCCGCCGATCATCGTCGGCGAGTCGCTCGTGCCCGCGGTGATTCCCTTCCTGCGCGACCTGGGCATCGAGGACGAGGTCGCCGCCTACAGCACCTACAAGCCGGGCGCGAGCTTCACCTTCCACCCGGTCGCGCAGATGAGCTTCCGCTTCGCCGACAGCCGCGGTGCGCGCACGCCCTACTCCTACAACGTGCCGCGTGACTTGTTCGACGCCTCGATCGAGGCGGCGGCGGTGCGCGCGGGCGCAGTGAAGCTCGAGGAGTCGGCGCGCTTCGAGCGCGGGTCCGATCCCGACGCCGTGCGGCTCGCGCCCGAGTCGCTGGCCACGGCACGCCAGGCGTTGGGCGGCGAGCCCGACTTCCTGGTCGACGCGACCGGCCGCGCGCGCGCGGTCGCGCGCCTGCTCGACATTCCCACGGTCGAAGGCCCGCGCAAGGACACGGCGCTCCACGCGCACTGCACCGGGGTTTCGACCGTGCTGCCCGGCAACGTGCACTCCGACCGCCTGGAGCGCGGCTGGTCGTGGCGCATCCCGCTGCCGGGCCGGGTCAGCGTGGGCATCGTGACTCCCATGGAGCACATCGTGCGCTTCGGCGCGACCATCGAGGAGCAGTACGACAACTTCCTGCGCCGCGACGAGTGCGCGCGGCAGTGGGGCGAGAAGGCCGAGCGCGTGAGCCCGGTGGTCCGCTACACGAACTACCAGCTGCGCGCCTGCCGCGCGGTCGGACCCGGCTGGGCGCTGTGCGGCGACGCGTTCGGGTTCATCGACCCCGTGCTGTCGAGCGGCACGCTGCTCGCGTTCGACGCCGCGCGCTCGCTCGCGCGCGCGATCCGCGACGGCTCGGCGCGCGCCTTCGCCCGTTATCAGTCTCGCGCGATCCGCAACCTGGACGACTGGGCGCGCATCGTCGACGCCTACTACAGCGGGCGGCTGTTCACGCTCTTCAAGGTGGGGGAGTACGTGCGGCACACCTTGCTGGGGCGACTCACCGACTGGCACTTCGCCAAGCACATGCCGCGCGTCTTCACCGGCGAGGCCACGGACAGCCGTTACAGCATGATCGTGGTCAACTTCATGCTGCGCTACGGGCTGGCCGGGAACGACCCCGCCGAGTTCAGCATCCGGTGAGGTTCCGGCGCGAAGCGCGCCACGACCGCTACGACGTGATCGTCGTGGGCAGCGGTCTGGGCGGGCTGACCGCGGCCTCGCTGCTCGCGCGCGCGGGCAAGCACGTGCTGGTGGCCGAGCGCCACGACCGGCCCGGCGGCTACGCGCACGCCTTCCGCCGCGGCCAGTACACCTTCGACTCGGCGGTGCACCTGGTGGGCGGCTGCGAGCCGACGGCCTTCCCCGGCGGCGGGCTCCTGCACCGCGTGCTGACTGCGGTCGGCGCGCGGCGCGAGCTCGAGTTCGCGCGCATCGACCCGCTCTACACCGCCGTGTATCCCGGGCTCGAGCTGCGCGCGCGCGCCGGGCTGGAGGAGTTCATCGCAAGTCACGCGCAGGCCTTCCCCGCCGAGCGCAAGGGGCTCGAGGACCTGGTGTCCGAGTGTCTCGCGATCCGCGACGAGGCGCGCCGCGCGGCGGAGCTGGCCTCGCCCTTCGACGTGATGCGCGCACCCGGTCACTTCCCGACGCTCCTGCGCTACCGGCGCGCGACGCTCGCGCGCGTGATGGACGAGCACCTCGACGACCCGCGCGCCAAGACGGTGTTCGCCACCTTCTGGCCGTATCTCGGCCTGCCGCCGTCGCGTGTCTCGTTCCTGTATTTCGCCACCATGCTGCTCTCGTACGCCGCCGAGGGCGCGTACTACTGCAAGGGCAGCTTCCAGAAGCTCGCGCGCGCGCTGGCCAGCGCGGTCGAGCGCGAGGGCGGCGAGGTGCTGCTGCGCAGCCCGGTGCGCCGCATCGTAGTCGAGCGCGGCCGGGCGGCGGGCATCGTGCTCGAGAACGGGCAGCGCGTGGCGGCGCCGGTCGTGATCTCGAACGCCGACCTGCGCCAGACCGTCGAGGAGCTGTGCGGCGAGGCGCGCTTCCCCGCGCGCTGGCGCCGGGCGCTCGCGCGGCTCGAGCCCTCGGTCTCGGCCTTCGTGGTGTACGCGGCGACCGGGCTCGACCTGGGCGCGCTCGGCGCGACTCACGAGACGTTCGTGTACGAGACCTGGGATCACGACGACGCCTACGCCTCCACGCTCGCCGGCCGGCCCTGCTGGTGGAGCGCCACGGTGCCGACGCTCGCCGATCCGGAGCTCGCGCCCGACGGCGTACACCTCTTGGTGTTGACCGCGCTCGTGCCGTACGCCGCCTCGCGCGCCTGGCGCGCCGAGAAGAAGCCGTATCTCGAGCGCATGCTCGCGGCGGCCGAGACGCGCTTCCCGGGCCTGCGCGCCAACCTGCGCTTCGCCGAGGGCGGCACCCCGCGCACGCTCGAGCGCTACACGCGCAACAGCGATGGCGCGATCTACGGCTGGGCGCTCGGCCCCGACCAGATCGGCCCCGGCCGGCCCGCCAACGCCACGCCGCTGCCCGGCCTGTATCTCGCCGGTCACTGGGCGCAGCCCGGCGGCGGCGTGTACGGCGTGGTGACTTCCGGCGTCGGCGCGGCGCGCGCCGTGCTCGGCGTGCCCGCCGACGACGCGCTGTTCCGCGCGCTCGGCGGCTAGCCCGCGGGCTCGAACACGGCGAGCGCGGGCGCGCGCTCGAGCTTGCGCGCCGGGTCGATCACCAGCCAGCACAGCGCCGCAGCGAGATAGAGCGCCGAGATGGTGAGCAACGGCGGCGTCCAGGAGTGGAAGCGCTCGAGGCCCCAGCCCATGACCACGGGGCAGAGCGCGCCGCCCAGGTTGCCGAAGGTGTTCATCGCGCCGCCCACGACCGCGGAGTGGACGCCGCCGATCTCCACGCAGATCGCCCAAGCGGGCGCGATGCCCGCGCCCGCGAGCCCCGCGGCGCACGCCAGCAAGAGCGCACAGGCCACGGGTGACTCCACCGTGGCGGCCCCCGCTACGGCCGCGGCCGCGAGCGGCAGCCCGAGCAGCCCCGGGAGCCGCATGGCCGTGCGCGCTCCGAGCCGCGGGCGCAGGAAGTCACTCACCACGCCGCCCGCGAGCACGCCGATCGCGATGCCCAGGAGCGGCAGCGCGGCCAGCCACCCGACCTGTGACAGGTCGAAGCCGCGCGCGCGCAAGAGGTAGGTGGGCAGCCAGGTGAGATAGAAGTACCAGCCGTAGATCGCGCCCACGTACATCCCGCACAGCCCGAGGACCGTGCGGTTGCGCGCCAGCCCCGCCCAGGGCACGGCCGCGTGTGACTGGCGCAGCGCGCCGCCCGCCGCGAGCAGCTCGAGCTCGGCCGCGTTCACGCCCGCGTGCTCGTGCGGGTCGTCGCGGAACCAGCGCCAGAACGCCACGGTCCACACCACGCCGACCACGCCGAACACCGCGAACGAGCCGCGCCAGCCCAGACGCCCGAGCAGAGCCACCACGATCGGCTGGGTCAGCGCGCCGCCGAGGGCCGCGGCCGCGAGCAGCACC
The sequence above is a segment of the Myxococcota bacterium genome. Coding sequences within it:
- a CDS encoding phosphopantetheine-binding protein, translating into MQWTQEALTHRVYEILRDELLSVGEEFTPRSNLVEAGLDSLAVTQLLLAIEESTGIWVDESLLTEETLASAESLAACVHAQIAHA
- a CDS encoding NAD(P)/FAD-dependent oxidoreductase, with product MGERIRRVAIVGGGPSGAALAAYLRREGVAVAFFARGKRPPIIVGESLVPAVIPFLRDLGIEDEVAAYSTYKPGASFTFHPVAQMSFRFADSRGARTPYSYNVPRDLFDASIEAAAVRAGAVKLEESARFERGSDPDAVRLAPESLATARQALGGEPDFLVDATGRARAVARLLDIPTVEGPRKDTALHAHCTGVSTVLPGNVHSDRLERGWSWRIPLPGRVSVGIVTPMEHIVRFGATIEEQYDNFLRRDECARQWGEKAERVSPVVRYTNYQLRACRAVGPGWALCGDAFGFIDPVLSSGTLLAFDAARSLARAIRDGSARAFARYQSRAIRNLDDWARIVDAYYSGRLFTLFKVGEYVRHTLLGRLTDWHFAKHMPRVFTGEATDSRYSMIVVNFMLRYGLAGNDPAEFSIR
- a CDS encoding NAD(P)/FAD-dependent oxidoreductase, giving the protein MRFRREARHDRYDVIVVGSGLGGLTAASLLARAGKHVLVAERHDRPGGYAHAFRRGQYTFDSAVHLVGGCEPTAFPGGGLLHRVLTAVGARRELEFARIDPLYTAVYPGLELRARAGLEEFIASHAQAFPAERKGLEDLVSECLAIRDEARRAAELASPFDVMRAPGHFPTLLRYRRATLARVMDEHLDDPRAKTVFATFWPYLGLPPSRVSFLYFATMLLSYAAEGAYYCKGSFQKLARALASAVEREGGEVLLRSPVRRIVVERGRAAGIVLENGQRVAAPVVISNADLRQTVEELCGEARFPARWRRALARLEPSVSAFVVYAATGLDLGALGATHETFVYETWDHDDAYASTLAGRPCWWSATVPTLADPELAPDGVHLLVLTALVPYAASRAWRAEKKPYLERMLAAAETRFPGLRANLRFAEGGTPRTLERYTRNSDGAIYGWALGPDQIGPGRPANATPLPGLYLAGHWAQPGGGVYGVVTSGVGAARAVLGVPADDALFRALGG
- a CDS encoding MFS transporter: MRPTHARYGALAFTLAMIAIAYLDRVCISTAAPSIQSELGLSDREMSLVFSAFTFAYAIFEVPSGWLADRFGARVALSRIVLWWSVMTAATGVAGGFGSLVAVRFLFGIGEAGAFPSSARIFARWMPARLHGRLFGVLLAAAALGGALTQPIVVALLGRLGWRGSFAVFGVVGVVWTVAFWRWFRDDPHEHAGVNAAELELLAAGGALRQSHAAVPWAGLARNRTVLGLCGMYVGAIYGWYFYLTWLPTYLLRARGFDLSQVGWLAALPLLGIAIGVLAGGVVSDFLRPRLGARTAMRLPGLLGLPLAAAAVAGAATVESPVACALLLACAAGLAGAGIAPAWAICVEIGGVHSAVVGGAMNTFGNLGGALCPVVMGWGLERFHSWTPPLLTISALYLAAALCWLVIDPARKLERAPALAVFEPAG